Proteins encoded together in one Quercus lobata isolate SW786 chromosome 3, ValleyOak3.0 Primary Assembly, whole genome shotgun sequence window:
- the LOC115982214 gene encoding uncharacterized protein LOC115982214 isoform X1, with protein MLELAAQGHASKVSADSLAVGAILSATDSVCTLQVLNQDETPLLYSIVFGEGVVNDATSIVLFNAVQSLDVSNIDLLTALKFLGTFLYLFFTSTALGIAGQGACHFLQWEDTQEITTINDLVDESKHGISVDSTSTSHELVTKMGDLSINNLKRKFDSLEMENPQHLPTSVAVHEHFEKDQEPVIERSEHDETSENLTSTKYIDPSRVEDSSNLQDLVVLEVELTAIQGIHGESIGVSNIFFALGTEPFKDLDRIFSEIETEFEDQRANNAIEGWENMGQENGHVPAQHTVIDLHYYSTVEELVEVGPEKLIIEACYRYNLELHKKEEIAEEIARLRSAVSAITESKKSAKGAPAQLLDAFSKLEVNNNRNLERAMKEITS; from the exons ATGCTGGAGCTGGCAGCACAAGGACATGCTTCAAAGGTATCGGCAGATAGTTTAG CTGTTGGTGCCATATTGTCAGCAACTGATTCAGTTTGCACGCTGCAG GTTCTCAATCAAGATGAAACGCCCTTACTTTACAGTATTGTATTCGGTGAGGGAGTGGTGAATGATGCCACCTCTATTGTGCTTTTCAATGCAGTCCAATCACTTGATGTCAGCAACATTGATCTGCTTACAGCATTGAAATTCTTGGGGACCTTCCTTTACCTCTTCTTCACCAGTACTGCTCTTGGTATAGCA GGACAAGGAGCTTGTCATTTCCTTCAATGGGAGGATACTCAagaaattaccacaattaatgATCTTGTAGATGAAAGCAAACATGGCATATCTGTAGATTCTACTTCAACAAGCCATGAGTTAGTCACTAAAATGGGTGATTTGagtattaataatttaaagagGAAGTTTGATTCACTAGAGATGGAAAATCCTCAACATCTCCCAACTTCTGTGGCTGTACATGAACATTTTGAGAAAGATCAAGAGCCTGTCATAGAGAGGAGTGAACATGATGAGACTTCAGAGAATTTAACATCTACAAAGTATATTGATCCATCACGAGTTGAGGACTCTTCAAATCTCCAAGACCTAGTTGTGCTGGAGGTTGAGTTGACT GCAATACAAGGAATACATGGAGAATCTATTGGAGtatctaatatattttttgctttgGGGACAGAGCCCTTCAAAGATCTTGATAGAATATTCTCAGAG ATCGAGACTGAATTTGAAGACCAAAGGGCAAATAATGCAATAGAAGGATGGGAGAACATGGGTCAAGAAAATGGACATGTTCCTGCTCAGCACACTGTAATTGATCTTCATTATTACAGCACAGTTGAAGAGTTGGTGGAAGTGGGTCCTGAAAAGTTAATAATCG AAGCTTGCTATAGGTACAATTTAGAGCtacacaagaaagaagagattgCTGAGGAAATTGCACGGTTGAGGAGTGCGGTTAGTGCTATAACGGAGTCAAAGAAATCTGCAAAGGGGGCTCCAGCACAACTTCTGGATGCATTTAGCAAGTTAGAGGTCAATAATAATCGGAACCTAGAGAGGGCCATGAAAGAGATTACCTCATGA
- the LOC115982214 gene encoding uncharacterized protein LOC115982214 isoform X2 produces MLNELLVPYCQQLIQFARCSIVFGEGVVNDATSIVLFNAVQSLDVSNIDLLTALKFLGTFLYLFFTSTALGIAGQGACHFLQWEDTQEITTINDLVDESKHGISVDSTSTSHELVTKMGDLSINNLKRKFDSLEMENPQHLPTSVAVHEHFEKDQEPVIERSEHDETSENLTSTKYIDPSRVEDSSNLQDLVVLEVELTAIQGIHGESIGVSNIFFALGTEPFKDLDRIFSEIETEFEDQRANNAIEGWENMGQENGHVPAQHTVIDLHYYSTVEELVEVGPEKLIIEACYRYNLELHKKEEIAEEIARLRSAVSAITESKKSAKGAPAQLLDAFSKLEVNNNRNLERAMKEITS; encoded by the exons ATGTTGAATGAG CTGTTGGTGCCATATTGTCAGCAACTGATTCAGTTTGCACGCTGCAG TATTGTATTCGGTGAGGGAGTGGTGAATGATGCCACCTCTATTGTGCTTTTCAATGCAGTCCAATCACTTGATGTCAGCAACATTGATCTGCTTACAGCATTGAAATTCTTGGGGACCTTCCTTTACCTCTTCTTCACCAGTACTGCTCTTGGTATAGCA GGACAAGGAGCTTGTCATTTCCTTCAATGGGAGGATACTCAagaaattaccacaattaatgATCTTGTAGATGAAAGCAAACATGGCATATCTGTAGATTCTACTTCAACAAGCCATGAGTTAGTCACTAAAATGGGTGATTTGagtattaataatttaaagagGAAGTTTGATTCACTAGAGATGGAAAATCCTCAACATCTCCCAACTTCTGTGGCTGTACATGAACATTTTGAGAAAGATCAAGAGCCTGTCATAGAGAGGAGTGAACATGATGAGACTTCAGAGAATTTAACATCTACAAAGTATATTGATCCATCACGAGTTGAGGACTCTTCAAATCTCCAAGACCTAGTTGTGCTGGAGGTTGAGTTGACT GCAATACAAGGAATACATGGAGAATCTATTGGAGtatctaatatattttttgctttgGGGACAGAGCCCTTCAAAGATCTTGATAGAATATTCTCAGAG ATCGAGACTGAATTTGAAGACCAAAGGGCAAATAATGCAATAGAAGGATGGGAGAACATGGGTCAAGAAAATGGACATGTTCCTGCTCAGCACACTGTAATTGATCTTCATTATTACAGCACAGTTGAAGAGTTGGTGGAAGTGGGTCCTGAAAAGTTAATAATCG AAGCTTGCTATAGGTACAATTTAGAGCtacacaagaaagaagagattgCTGAGGAAATTGCACGGTTGAGGAGTGCGGTTAGTGCTATAACGGAGTCAAAGAAATCTGCAAAGGGGGCTCCAGCACAACTTCTGGATGCATTTAGCAAGTTAGAGGTCAATAATAATCGGAACCTAGAGAGGGCCATGAAAGAGATTACCTCATGA